Proteins from one Cryptomeria japonica chromosome 4, Sugi_1.0, whole genome shotgun sequence genomic window:
- the LOC131031242 gene encoding uncharacterized protein LOC131031242 isoform X3 produces MGSTSKQKLAKKNSQPPTRKVSENLATNIYQGLNPQPDASCSYSDTDGKQQEDGASDNELEIPEICIDGASEDELLQNANALTTEQVVKRRARRMKQLARLYRRHYWALMEDLKSKYREFYMKNGRSVLKVEVEEEDEEERDFVDRSGEATGSIRMRKENGVAIVKCCFQGCKSKPMALCSFCHNHILSDARQQLYKPCSYVIKRFYLFLSYKGDYYRVD; encoded by the coding sequence ATGGGCAGCACTAGTAAGCAGAAGCTTGCTAAGAAGAATTCACAGCCACCCACAAGAAAAGTTTCTGAAAATCTTGCGACCAACATCTACCAGGGTTTGAACCCTCAACCTGATGCCAGCTGCAGCTACAGTGACACAGACGGAAAGCAACAAGAGGATGGAGCTTCAGACAATGAGTTGGAAATCCCCGAAATATGCATTGACGGTGCCAGTGAAGATGAGCTTTTACAGAATGCAAATGCCTTGACTACTGAGCAAGTGGTGAAGAGAAGGGCGAGGAGGATGAAGCAGCTGGCTAGATTGTACAGGAGGCATTATTGGGCTCTCATGGAGGACCTCAAGTCTAAATACAGGGAGTTTTATATGAAGAATGGAAGAAGTGTGTTGAAGGTGGAAGTTGAAGAGGAGGACGAGGAAGAGAGAGATTTTGTTGATAGGAGTGGTGAAGCAACTGGGTCTATTCGTATGAGGAAGGAAAATGGTGTAGCGATTGTGAAGTGCTGTTTTCAGGGATGCAAGTCCAAGCCAATGGCTCTATGTTCGTTTTGTCATAATCATATCCTTTCGGATGCTCGGCAGCAGCTGTACAAGCCCTGTTCATATGTCATCAAGAG